From the Flavobacterium galactosidilyticum genome, one window contains:
- a CDS encoding ABC transporter ATP-binding protein has product MEREKIIAVKNLTKKYGDFAAVDAISFDVYKGEIFGFLGANGAGKTTAMKMLIGISNPTTGEANVAGFDVVKNPEMVKKNIGYMSQKFSMYDDLTVRENIVFFGGIYGLSRSDIKTKTTALVKELQIEDIIDSLVGSLPLGWKQKLSFSVALLHEPKIVFLDEPTGGVDPITRRQFWEMIYTQACKGTTIFVTTHYMDEAEYCDRVSIMVAGKIEALDTPKKLKEQFNVTSMNDVFLKLARNVE; this is encoded by the coding sequence ATGGAAAGAGAAAAAATAATAGCGGTAAAAAACTTGACTAAAAAGTATGGCGATTTCGCTGCCGTAGATGCTATTTCTTTTGATGTATATAAGGGAGAAATTTTCGGCTTTTTAGGAGCGAATGGTGCTGGAAAAACCACGGCAATGAAAATGCTGATAGGCATTTCAAATCCTACAACTGGAGAGGCAAATGTTGCTGGCTTTGATGTGGTAAAGAATCCAGAAATGGTTAAAAAAAACATTGGCTACATGAGTCAAAAATTCTCGATGTATGATGATTTAACGGTTAGAGAAAACATAGTGTTCTTTGGAGGTATTTATGGCTTGTCAAGATCTGACATAAAAACGAAAACAACGGCACTAGTCAAAGAATTACAAATCGAAGATATTATTGACAGTTTAGTAGGCTCTTTACCTTTGGGTTGGAAACAAAAATTATCGTTTTCTGTCGCGTTATTACACGAGCCAAAAATCGTGTTTTTAGATGAGCCAACAGGAGGCGTTGATCCTATTACTCGAAGACAATTTTGGGAAATGATCTATACACAAGCGTGCAAAGGAACGACCATTTTTGTCACCACGCATTATATGGACGAAGCGGAATATTGCGACCGAGTATCCATAATGGTTGCGGGAAAAATTGAAGCCTTGGACACACCAAAAAAGCTAAAAGAGCAATTTAATGTAACATCGATGAATGATGTATTTTTAAAATTAGCTAGGAACGTAGAATAG
- a CDS encoding ABC transporter ATP-binding protein has product MTIKVQNISKSYKALKAVDNVTFEVKKGELFGLIGPDGAGKTTIFRILTTLLIASEGSASILDFDVVKDYNSIRNSVGYMPGKFSLYQDLTVEENLTFFATIFGTTIQENYDLIKDIYVQIEPFKNRRAGALSGGMKQKLALCCALIHAPKVLFLDEPTTGVDPISRKEFWEMLKRLQQKGITILVSTPYMDEASLCDRIALIQNGKVLKIDSPENIIQNYDKVIYDVATKNTHSLLHDLKNYPSQYSVYAFGEYVHYTDKENNFNIADLENYLKDKNHTEIEIKPAQITIEDVFMDL; this is encoded by the coding sequence ATGACTATCAAAGTTCAAAACATATCAAAGTCATACAAAGCGTTAAAAGCAGTTGACAACGTTACTTTTGAAGTGAAAAAAGGCGAGCTTTTTGGTTTAATAGGTCCCGATGGCGCTGGTAAAACAACAATTTTCAGAATTTTGACCACGTTGTTAATTGCTAGTGAGGGATCAGCATCCATTTTAGACTTTGATGTGGTGAAGGACTATAATTCCATAAGGAATTCTGTGGGATACATGCCCGGAAAATTTTCTTTATATCAGGACTTAACAGTCGAAGAGAACCTTACTTTTTTCGCAACCATATTTGGCACCACCATACAAGAAAATTACGATTTAATAAAAGACATTTATGTTCAAATAGAACCTTTTAAAAATCGTAGAGCCGGCGCTTTATCTGGTGGAATGAAACAAAAACTAGCGTTATGCTGTGCTTTAATTCATGCTCCAAAAGTTTTATTTCTTGACGAACCAACCACAGGCGTTGACCCCATTTCACGAAAAGAATTTTGGGAAATGCTGAAACGATTGCAGCAAAAAGGCATTACCATATTAGTTTCAACACCGTATATGGATGAAGCTTCGCTGTGTGACCGAATCGCTTTAATTCAGAACGGTAAAGTTTTGAAAATAGATTCACCAGAAAATATTATTCAAAATTATGACAAAGTTATTTATGATGTTGCCACAAAAAATACGCATTCGCTACTACATGATTTAAAAAATTATCCAAGTCAATATAGTGTGTATGCTTTTGGCGAATACGTACATTATACGGACAAAGAAAACAATTTTAATATAGCGGACTTAGAAAATTACCTGAAAGATAAAAATCATACTGAGATAGAAATTAAACCCGCTCAAATTACTATTGAAGATGTTTTCATGGATTTATAA
- a CDS encoding cupin domain-containing protein codes for MKKIILFVTALTLFSCKSVPLEVVKTMNLKELHTEQKDVQTALLFTPFENKVVSLQIAKGKQLAEHVTKVPALLVCVSGSGNYGDERGRKLSLKSGDYVKIEPNIKHWVDAYEDSNFLLIK; via the coding sequence ATGAAAAAAATAATCTTATTCGTTACAGCTCTAACTTTATTTAGTTGCAAATCAGTTCCATTAGAAGTTGTAAAAACGATGAATTTAAAAGAGCTGCACACGGAACAAAAGGATGTTCAAACGGCTCTGTTGTTTACACCGTTCGAGAACAAAGTAGTGTCTTTGCAAATTGCTAAAGGCAAACAATTAGCGGAACATGTCACTAAAGTTCCTGCTTTGTTAGTTTGCGTTTCTGGAAGCGGAAATTATGGCGATGAAAGAGGTAGAAAATTGAGTTTAAAATCAGGTGATTATGTAAAAATTGAACCAAATATCAAACATTGGGTCGATGCTTATGAAGACAGCAACTTTTTACTGATCAAATAA
- a CDS encoding HlyD family secretion protein, translating into MKKVSLLILVTLGIISCNTSNEKADGYGNFEATEITVSAEATGKIEFLQVQEGTILEAQTQVGLIDTLQLYLTKQQLIASKSTVSSKSANVLSQKSVLAEQLKTVQIEKNRIRDMYAENAATKRQVDEIDGKVKVIEAQIQGIGTQNAPIINDLKSIDVQIQKINDQIKKSKIINPIKGTVLTKYAEPGEITAFGKPLYKIADLSEMSLRVFVSGTHLTQLKIGQEVSVKIDGAAEMKSYKGTISWIASQAEFTPKIIQTKEERVNLVYAVKVKVKNDGSLKIGMPAEMWIK; encoded by the coding sequence ATGAAAAAAGTAAGTCTATTAATTTTAGTAACATTAGGAATAATCTCTTGTAATACAAGCAACGAAAAAGCAGATGGCTACGGCAATTTTGAAGCAACAGAAATTACTGTTTCCGCTGAAGCCACTGGAAAAATTGAATTTTTGCAGGTACAAGAGGGAACTATTTTAGAAGCGCAAACACAAGTTGGTTTAATAGATACGCTACAATTGTACTTAACAAAACAACAATTGATCGCGTCTAAAAGCACAGTTTCGTCAAAATCAGCAAATGTATTGTCTCAAAAAAGTGTTTTAGCAGAGCAGCTGAAAACAGTTCAAATCGAGAAAAATAGAATACGCGATATGTATGCAGAGAATGCAGCAACTAAACGTCAAGTAGATGAAATTGATGGAAAAGTAAAAGTAATTGAAGCACAAATACAAGGTATTGGAACGCAAAATGCACCTATTATTAACGATCTAAAATCAATTGATGTGCAAATTCAGAAAATCAATGACCAAATTAAGAAAAGCAAAATAATAAATCCCATTAAAGGAACGGTTTTGACCAAATATGCCGAACCTGGAGAAATAACCGCTTTTGGAAAACCTTTGTATAAAATTGCCGATCTTTCAGAAATGAGTCTACGTGTTTTTGTAAGCGGAACCCACTTAACTCAACTGAAAATAGGACAAGAAGTATCTGTAAAAATTGATGGCGCAGCAGAAATGAAGTCTTATAAAGGAACCATTTCTTGGATTGCATCACAAGCTGAATTTACTCCCAAAATCATTCAAACAAAAGAAGAAAGGGTAAATCTAGTGTATGCGGTGAAAGTTAAAGTTAAAAATGACGGCAGTCTTAAAATAGGAATGCCCGCGGAAATGTGGATTAAATAA
- a CDS encoding TolC family protein produces the protein MKNKVILLALFLLPLLSNAQQDLTLAECYALVTKNYPIAKQASLLQQKSTYEIEALNKGKLPVVDINAQATYQSEVIGFPAVVPGIMPLNKDQYRTTLDVNQLLYNGGMIDVNSKLKQAQTKTQQQQIEVSLYQLKSRINQYYFSILLLQEKRALLLSKNELLQSKVKEVQSGVKYGAILPASELILEAEILKIKQQLTEIQFEKIKMFQNLSELTFTKIDSEANLVLPRFDSTNPTVVRPEITLFELQKQQLEYSKNTLARSVLPKINAFGQAGYGNPGLNMLDNSFQPFFVVGVKANWNVLDWGKNKTEQKVLDISKEIVSSEKETFELNNKIQMQEMENEIRKTEQLLQTDFEVIHLREKIVTSSNSQMKNGVITTSEYLLELTNLFEAKNILKTHEVQLAAAKSSLETIKGK, from the coding sequence ATGAAAAACAAGGTTATCTTACTAGCACTTTTCTTATTACCTCTACTGTCGAATGCGCAACAGGATTTAACCTTGGCAGAATGCTATGCATTGGTTACTAAAAACTATCCAATCGCCAAGCAAGCTTCATTATTGCAACAAAAATCTACATACGAAATAGAGGCATTAAACAAAGGAAAACTTCCTGTAGTTGACATTAACGCGCAAGCGACATACCAATCAGAAGTTATAGGTTTTCCTGCTGTTGTTCCTGGTATCATGCCACTTAACAAAGATCAATATCGCACTACATTAGATGTGAATCAGCTTCTATATAATGGCGGAATGATTGATGTTAATTCCAAATTAAAACAAGCACAAACTAAAACTCAACAACAACAAATTGAAGTAAGTTTGTACCAACTGAAAAGCCGAATCAACCAATATTACTTCTCCATTTTATTACTTCAAGAAAAGAGAGCTTTATTACTATCCAAAAATGAATTGCTTCAATCCAAAGTAAAAGAAGTACAATCAGGAGTGAAATATGGTGCTATTCTGCCAGCTTCAGAACTTATTTTGGAAGCCGAAATATTAAAAATCAAACAACAGTTGACAGAAATTCAATTCGAAAAAATAAAAATGTTTCAAAATCTTTCTGAATTAACGTTTACCAAAATCGATTCGGAAGCCAATTTAGTCCTACCGCGATTTGATAGTACAAATCCAACAGTTGTACGACCTGAAATAACTCTTTTTGAATTGCAAAAGCAACAATTAGAATATTCTAAAAATACATTAGCGCGATCAGTACTTCCAAAAATAAATGCGTTTGGTCAAGCAGGTTACGGAAATCCTGGACTCAATATGTTAGACAATTCTTTTCAACCCTTTTTTGTTGTGGGCGTAAAAGCGAATTGGAATGTATTAGATTGGGGTAAAAACAAAACAGAACAAAAAGTTTTGGATATTTCCAAAGAAATAGTTTCGTCAGAAAAAGAAACATTCGAGCTAAATAACAAAATTCAAATGCAGGAAATGGAAAACGAAATTAGAAAGACAGAACAACTCTTGCAAACTGACTTTGAGGTAATTCATCTGCGCGAAAAAATTGTAACCTCATCGAATTCGCAAATGAAAAACGGTGTAATCACAACCTCTGAATATCTACTCGAACTTACTAATTTGTTTGAAGCGAAAAATATTCTAAAAACTCATGAAGTACAATTGGCTGCAGCCAAATCAAGTTTAGAAACAATAAAAGGAAAATAA